The Klebsiella sp. RIT-PI-d genomic sequence CTCCTGGGCGCAGCTTCGCGAACTGTTAACCACTTTCCGCCTGCAGCTTAGCGAGCCTGGCTTGCGACCGGCACTGGAAGCCAGCTGTCTTGAGTACAGTGCGCATTTTGGTTTCCCGGTTCAGCTTGATTATCAGCTGCCGCCACGCTTCGTGCCTTCTCATCAGGCCATTCACGTGCTGCAAATCGCCCGTGAAGCGCTCAGTAACTGCCTGAAACATGCGGGGGCAAGCGAAGTCAGCGTGACCGTTATGCAAAAAGATAATCAGGTCAAACTGGTGGTGACGGATAACGGCTGCGGCGTGCCGGACAGCGCAGAGCGCACCAATCACTATGGCCTGATTATCATGCGCGACCGGGCACAAAGCCTGCGCGGTGATTGCCAGGTCCGCCGTCGCGAAAGCGGTGGTACTGACGTTATTGTCAATTTTATCCCCGAAAAATCACTTTCATTACCCCAAGGAGATATCCATGAATCAACAGGAACGGGCGACCATCCTGCTTATTGACGATCATCCGATGCTGCGTACCGGCGTCAAGCAACTGATCAGTATGGCGCAGGATATTCAGGTGGTGGGTGAAGCCAGCAACGGCGAACAGGGTATTGAGCTGGCAGAGGCTCTGGATCCCGACCTCATCCTGCTCGACCTTAATATGCCGGGCATGAACGGTCTTGAAACGCTTGATAAGCTGCGCGAGAAAACACTGTCCGGGCGCATCGTGGTCTTTAGCGTTTCTAATCATGAAGAAGATGTGGTTACCGCGCTGAAGCGCGGGGCAGATGGTTATTTACTCAAGGATATGGAGCCGGAAGATCTGCTGAAGGCGCTGCAACAGGCTGCTGCCGGGGAGATGGTACTGAGCGAGGCGTTAACCCCGGTACTGGCTGCCAGCCTGCGGGCTAATCGCGCCACCTCGGACCGGGATGTCAACCAGTTAACGCCCCGCGAGCGCGATATTCTGAAGCTGATTGCCCAGGGACTGCCGAACAAAATGATCGCCCGTCGCCTCGACATTACCGAGAGCACCGTGAAAGTGCACGTCAAACATATGCTGAAAAAAATGAAGCTGAAATCACGCGTTGAAGCCGCCGTCTGGGTTCATCAGGAACGTATTTTTTAATACTGTATACCTTCATTTTTAAAGGTCACCAGCGGTTCACTCAGCGTCAGCACGATCTCATTGGATGAGACGCGCTGCCCGCGTTCATCCTCAACCACCACCGCCAGCCGCCAGCGGTTTGGTGCACCCGGCGTTTCATCCCATGCAGGCATAATAAGGGTCCATCCTTCAGCCGAATTCCCCTTTGCTGGTGGCGTCAGACTTAACGGCTGTGTATCACCCTGCCACTGTAATGATTTAATACCATAGCGGCTGCGGATCTGCATTTTAAGTGCCACCGTCTCGCCTGATTTAAGATCCCACGGCGGCGTGGCCAGAAACACCGACAGCGTTTTATGCTGCCGCGATTCCATCACCGGCAACGTGCTGCGCTGAACCTCATCATAACGACTTCCGCGCAGTGAACGGCTGGCGGCAACTTCACTGGCCTCAAGCTGCTTTTTCAGCGGCACGCCGAAACGGTAATTGAGCTTTAACCCAACGTTATTCTGGCTGGTGCCGCTTTCGCCCTGCTTATGCTGCGCGCTCACGGTGACCAGCGGTATTGGGGTGTAATCCAGCCCCAGCTTGACCGCCAGCGGATTATGCTCCCCCGAGCCATTACTGAACAGATCGACACTGTTGCCGAAATACTGCTCCAGACTGAGACGGGTATTAAGATGCTGCCAGAAGGGCAGCCGCGCTGCCGCAGTGACGTCGTAGCCCCGCGCCATTCGCTGCTGGACCGTCATGGAGCTGTCATGCCAGCCCCGGAGCGGTTCATAGTAATTCGCCGACAGACGCAAATATTCCCCCCACGCCTCGGCGCCCAGCCCGGCGCGGGAAATATTTTCATCAAGCAGATTATCGTAAAAGGTGTTGTAGCCCAGCAGCCAGTGACCCGCGGTCCAGCGCTGTCCGATGCCGGCATTACTCACCAGTCCCTCTTCCTGACGAGTCAGGCCAAACTGCGTCCAGCTCAGACGATGCTCACGATCCTCAATCGGCAGGAACCAGCTTCCGTGACTGCCGGTAAAATCGCCCTCATCGTTGACCTGTAATTCGACGCTGGCACTGGCACCCGGCGACAGCCAGCTTTGTAATTGCTGATTAACCTGCGAGCTTAACGCGTCGCGGGCCTGACTGATGGCAAAGATTCGGGCCTGCTCGCCGGTATCTAGTCCGTTGTCGGTCATACTGGCTTCACCAAAGGCCTTAACCATTTCGGCAAAGCTTTTTTCGCCCTCATGCGAAGGCTCCGCCAGCCCTAAATCCGGCAGGCCATCCTGATTATTATCGAACGGATTTTGCGCCTGCTGAACGAACGATCCTTCAGCACAGGCGCTGCCGCGTGCCAGCAGCAAGAGTATTATCGCAGGTAACGCGATGCGGAAGTGACTGGACATTAACCCCGGAGAGTACAGGAACGTGAGCGGCATCACACTACCTTAGCCTTTTTGCCGACTATTTTCACCTGCGGGCGAAATTTCAGGAAAAAGCCTAACGTTGCCGCTGCGGTTTAACTACAGTTAAGGCGTCATTTACTGGAGCGCATGGTCATGTTAACTACCCTGAAACCTCTGTTATACGGCGCGCTGTTTCTGTATGTGGGCGGAGCTGCCGCCGATCCGCTTTTTATGCTGCAATCGCCCGCGTTCGCGGATAACGCCATGATGGATCAACAATTCGCGGGTAACGCCCGTGATAATCCAAATTGTACCGGCAAAAATAATTCACCGCCGCTGGTGTGGAGCAATCTCCCGCAGGAGACCAAAAGTCTGGCGCTAA encodes the following:
- a CDS encoding YchO/YchP family invasin encodes the protein MSSHFRIALPAIILLLLARGSACAEGSFVQQAQNPFDNNQDGLPDLGLAEPSHEGEKSFAEMVKAFGEASMTDNGLDTGEQARIFAISQARDALSSQVNQQLQSWLSPGASASVELQVNDEGDFTGSHGSWFLPIEDREHRLSWTQFGLTRQEEGLVSNAGIGQRWTAGHWLLGYNTFYDNLLDENISRAGLGAEAWGEYLRLSANYYEPLRGWHDSSMTVQQRMARGYDVTAAARLPFWQHLNTRLSLEQYFGNSVDLFSNGSGEHNPLAVKLGLDYTPIPLVTVSAQHKQGESGTSQNNVGLKLNYRFGVPLKKQLEASEVAASRSLRGSRYDEVQRSTLPVMESRQHKTLSVFLATPPWDLKSGETVALKMQIRSRYGIKSLQWQGDTQPLSLTPPAKGNSAEGWTLIMPAWDETPGAPNRWRLAVVVEDERGQRVSSNEIVLTLSEPLVTFKNEGIQY
- the narL gene encoding two-component system response regulator NarL, producing MNQQERATILLIDDHPMLRTGVKQLISMAQDIQVVGEASNGEQGIELAEALDPDLILLDLNMPGMNGLETLDKLREKTLSGRIVVFSVSNHEEDVVTALKRGADGYLLKDMEPEDLLKALQQAAAGEMVLSEALTPVLAASLRANRATSDRDVNQLTPRERDILKLIAQGLPNKMIARRLDITESTVKVHVKHMLKKMKLKSRVEAAVWVHQERIF